ATTTCAATACCCAAGTATTGATGTCTTTAGGTACAGCTGTGAATGAGGCATCGATTTTTCCTTCTAAGACAGTAGATTCACTAATAGGCTGACCCGCTTCATCCTGGTATTTAACGGTCACTGGTGCTCCATCTTCAGGTTCGTCAATCACATTAAATTGTTGGAAGTACGTTCCAGCAGAAATGGCGTAGAAACTAAAATTAGGTGGGGTCTCATAGTTTCCTACAGGATTATTTATCCGAGCATTATATGTAATACTAGCGAGATTATGAAAATCCTCTTCTGTAACAGCTGAGACAGTAATTCCAAGATCTGTGATTTGTAAGCGATCTTCCGGCAATTGTGCATCATTGAATTCAAGTACAGTGTTACTAGCAGAAGTTGATGTTGTAAATGGCGGTACATAACCGTCAAAATTTGTGATTCGATTAGGCATTTCAACAAATGGAATAAAAACGGTTTGTTGTGTGGCATCATAGCCTAAGGTGCTCCGAGACATCGTGACTGGAAGGCTTGTTCGGCCAGTATTTTGCCCAAAGGCTGCTAGGTCATTCAGCGCTGGAAAATCATTGATTACAGTAAAATCTGTAATACCGCAAAATTGAACGGAAATTGAACGTAATTTTGGCAAATGTTTCAAGGGCTCAAGTGTCGTAATAAACATATTTTTATCTAAATAGAGTCGCTCAAGATTCATCAATGTAGTGAATTTTGATAATACCTCATTATCTAGTTGTCTGGAAGTTACTGAAATATGAGTAATCCCAGTACTTTTGCTTAGATCAGGAAAAGTACTAGAGGTTAAAAAGTTACCACTTAAACTGACAAAAACGAGCGATGTCAATTGTTCCAAAGGGGTAAAGTCCCCTACATTGTTATTGTCTAAAGAGATAGCACCTAAGTTTGTTGCAAATTCTAGACCAGCCAAACTGTTGATTTGTATAGATGTAGCATTCGTTATCGTTAAAGAAGTCAGGCTCTCCATATCTTGCTTAGTAAGTACATCATCTGTTGATTTTCCTAATTTTATTAAAATAGTTTCTCTTAGAACCTTGTCAGGAACGGATACTATTTCTGATGTAGCTCTTGTAAAAGGAAGGTCTGGACTGGATGAGTGTAGAGAAGAATTGTACGTAGCTGATTCAGAAGAAGGTGTGTGTTCCATTGCCATTGGTTCAT
The DNA window shown above is from Enterococcus sp. 12C11_DIV0727 and carries:
- a CDS encoding MucBP domain-containing protein; translated protein: MNNAKKIFLPSMICLGIYTLANLPIEATAINQDEPMAMEHTPSSESATYNSSLHSSSPDLPFTRATSEIVSVPDKVLRETILIKLGKSTDDVLTKQDMESLTSLTITNATSIQINSLAGLEFATNLGAISLDNNNVGDFTPLEQLTSLVFVSLSGNFLTSSTFPDLSKSTGITHISVTSRQLDNEVLSKFTTLMNLERLYLDKNMFITTLEPLKHLPKLRSISVQFCGITDFTVINDFPALNDLAAFGQNTGRTSLPVTMSRSTLGYDATQQTVFIPFVEMPNRITNFDGYVPPFTTSTSASNTVLEFNDAQLPEDRLQITDLGITVSAVTEEDFHNLASITYNARINNPVGNYETPPNFSFYAISAGTYFQQFNVIDEPEDGAPVTVKYQDEAGQPISESTVLEGKIDASFTAVPKDINTWVLKSTAGNTEGTFTQNPQEIIFTYERALGEPVMVYYTDTQGKPLAEPETLQGQLDTPYTSVSKQITGWQLKELPRNASGSFTNQAQTVHYMYKKIEKPLIPLTHSHSAFPTEYFGYGTNPIISSITHIVKNQVDVSEVLKEALELPTWFPNTLATTEKTSDSKETVQQQAKEKQTDHDGRGSVTIKFVDEQGNELTTPSTITGKIGESYRITAKKVEKIN